The Methylocella tundrae genome contains the following window.
AAGCAGCGCATATTTCCAAGCAGACAAGACCACTGAACTTCCTAGTTATAGGTTGTTCTAAGACGCCGCTGGATTAAGAACGTTTCCCCGTTCGAGAAGTTGCGACAATTCTATTTAATGTCTGTCACATCGAACGATGCGAAGACTTACGTATTGCTTTTAAAAAAGCCAATGAAAAGCTTGGAATGCCTGATAGGCGCTTTCGATCAGATCCGCTTCATGGCGGCGTCGAATTCGGCGTCGAGGTCAATATCCTTTATCGCGGCGAGCAGCGCGCCGGCCATCGGCGACGGCGGGTCGCGGTCCGAAAGGACGAGGCCGATCGCCTGCGCATGGGCTGGCTCAATGAGATTGATCGCGGCAAGATCCGGCGTCTGGCCGAATACATAAAAAAAATTGTGCGGCACGATGCTCGACCATTCACCGTGACGCAGATGCGAGCAGACGCCGAGAAAGGAATTACTGACGACGGTGGGCCTTAACGTCACGCCGATCGAGGCGGCGACCTTATCCATGATACGGCGGTTCTGCATGTCTTCGCTGAGCAGGCAAAGCGGCTCGGCCGCGGCCTCGGCCCAGGTGACGGTGGCGCGAGCGGCAAACGGATGGAGACGATTGACCACGAAAACATAACGCTCGCGATAGAGCTGCGTCCGGCGCACGTTTTCGAGAGGCTCGTTGTCGAGATAGGTGACGCCGCCGTCGATCTCAAAAGCGTCGAGCGCGCGTTGGATTGCCCGTGAAGTCAGCGATTGAATTTCGACGCTCGCCTTCGGGTGCGCGGCGGAAAAACGCGCGGTGAGAAATGAGATCGCCGGCATCG
Protein-coding sequences here:
- a CDS encoding LysR family transcriptional regulator, whose product is MLVRHLSYFVTLARERHFARAAEVCHIAQPTLSAAIRTLEEDLDVRLVVRNHRFVGLTPEGEKLLVWGRQILTDYNSLRDDLSGLRRGLTGVLRLGVIPAAMPAISFLTARFSAAHPKASVEIQSLTSRAIQRALDAFEIDGGVTYLDNEPLENVRRTQLYRERYVFVVNRLHPFAARATVTWAEAAAEPLCLLSEDMQNRRIMDKVAASIGVTLRPTVVSNSFLGVCSHLRHGEWSSIVPHNFFYVFGQTPDLAAINLIEPAHAQAIGLVLSDRDPPSPMAGALLAAIKDIDLDAEFDAAMKRI